Proteins encoded within one genomic window of Acaryochloris marina S15:
- a CDS encoding PAS domain S-box protein yields the protein MRQVSAFALDQALDLLSLSVAPHTPLPEAICQMGQTSICGHLPATEEAELQHPLLAEQHTSCVLVLDDSQLVGILTQRDIVRLIAEHQSLAELAVEDVMSQPVITLKAEDNLDIFSVLNLMRHHQIRHLPMVDNQGEILGVLTPRRLRSLLEPADLMKMRQVHEVMTSTVIHAVSTDPVQQIIQMMVEHQASCLVIVETIAGPTKPLCPIGILTERDIIKCQQQELNLERTQAQDVMSTPLFLVSPEDSLWTAHIRMEHHKVRHLVVADLQGELKGIVTQSHLLPRDQEEISEVLELLQQQVQDLQTEYAKLQQKRTDDLVREANVQKGVRKHLDSKLRDANQRLTFHVDNSPLAVVEWDSQFRVQRWSQQSENIFGWSASEVLGKHWTDWHFVLEADLEAVMEVTGELLTGHAPRNISQSRNYTKEGLVIDCEWYHSALLDDSDNLISILSLAQDVTTRKQLKKAQQVSKERLQLALEGSGDGLWDWDITSDEVYLSPQWLAMLGYEVNELPGHVSTWENLIHPKDKPWVMELLEAHLQDGEVPYTFDYRMRTQSGEWKWIANYGKVVVRDPDGTPLRMSGTHKDISERKKIEETLWESEERYALAVRGSQDGLWDWDIHTNAVYLSPRFKEIMGYQDHELASEFKAWESQIHPEDHDLVLAKIEDHLKSHLPYDIEYRLRTKQGDYLWVHARGQAIWNKDGVPLRMAGSISDISERKHTEVALRRQALIFQSIKDGVILTDSAGCIIDWNPAAETIFGYTKAEVLGQTPDILHQPGESVTLTQQIIDDMKREGQWSGEIAFVRKNGTIGLCETVVVPSWIRTVSSWQPSDSTMTSLNDRRQKSKFMSRLLC from the coding sequence ATGCGGCAAGTCTCAGCATTTGCGTTAGATCAGGCGCTCGATCTCCTTTCACTTAGTGTTGCGCCACATACGCCTTTGCCTGAAGCGATTTGCCAAATGGGTCAGACCTCGATTTGTGGTCATCTCCCTGCAACAGAGGAGGCAGAGCTTCAGCATCCATTATTGGCTGAGCAGCATACTAGTTGTGTTCTCGTGTTGGACGATTCTCAGCTAGTCGGCATCCTGACTCAGCGGGATATCGTCAGATTGATCGCAGAACATCAATCTCTAGCTGAACTAGCCGTTGAGGATGTTATGTCTCAGCCAGTCATCACCTTGAAAGCAGAGGACAACCTGGATATCTTCTCGGTGTTAAATCTGATGCGCCATCATCAAATTCGCCATTTACCCATGGTGGATAATCAGGGGGAGATTCTAGGAGTACTGACACCGAGACGACTACGTAGTCTTCTAGAACCTGCTGATTTGATGAAAATGCGTCAAGTTCATGAAGTCATGACCTCGACTGTTATTCACGCTGTATCCACAGATCCTGTGCAGCAAATTATCCAGATGATGGTGGAGCATCAAGCCAGTTGTTTGGTGATTGTTGAAACCATCGCAGGACCGACTAAACCTCTCTGCCCCATTGGGATTCTTACTGAGCGAGATATTATCAAGTGCCAGCAACAGGAGCTGAATTTGGAGCGTACTCAAGCCCAGGATGTGATGAGTACCCCCCTCTTTCTTGTGAGCCCGGAAGACTCACTGTGGACGGCACATATACGGATGGAGCACCATAAGGTACGACATCTCGTTGTGGCCGATCTTCAAGGGGAATTAAAGGGGATTGTTACACAGAGCCACCTCCTGCCGAGGGATCAAGAGGAGATTAGTGAGGTGCTGGAACTGCTGCAGCAACAGGTTCAAGATTTGCAAACAGAGTATGCCAAACTGCAGCAAAAGCGAACAGATGATTTAGTCCGGGAAGCCAATGTCCAAAAGGGCGTTAGAAAGCATCTTGACTCAAAACTTCGGGATGCCAATCAGCGCTTGACCTTTCACGTAGATAACTCTCCCCTTGCTGTCGTTGAGTGGGATTCTCAATTCCGAGTGCAGCGCTGGTCACAGCAGTCAGAGAATATCTTTGGTTGGAGTGCCTCAGAAGTCTTGGGTAAACACTGGACGGACTGGCATTTTGTGCTTGAAGCGGACTTAGAGGCGGTCATGGAAGTCACGGGTGAGCTATTGACAGGTCATGCGCCACGAAATATTAGCCAGAGCCGTAACTATACCAAAGAGGGCTTGGTCATTGATTGTGAATGGTATCACTCTGCTCTCCTAGACGACTCAGATAATCTCATCAGTATTTTATCGCTCGCTCAAGATGTGACTACTCGCAAGCAGCTGAAGAAAGCACAGCAGGTTAGCAAAGAACGCTTGCAGTTAGCACTTGAAGGCTCTGGGGATGGGCTGTGGGATTGGGATATCACCTCAGATGAGGTTTATTTAAGTCCCCAATGGTTAGCAATGCTGGGTTATGAAGTGAATGAACTCCCCGGACATGTCAGCACCTGGGAGAACCTGATCCATCCAAAAGATAAACCTTGGGTGATGGAACTTTTGGAGGCGCACCTTCAGGATGGAGAGGTTCCTTATACCTTTGACTATCGAATGCGGACCCAGTCAGGCGAATGGAAATGGATTGCCAATTATGGCAAAGTCGTGGTCCGCGATCCCGATGGCACACCACTAAGGATGTCAGGAACCCACAAAGATATTAGCGAGCGCAAAAAAATCGAGGAGACTTTATGGGAAAGTGAAGAACGTTATGCTTTGGCTGTCAGAGGGTCTCAAGATGGTTTGTGGGATTGGGATATCCACACAAACGCCGTCTACTTATCCCCTCGGTTCAAGGAAATCATGGGATATCAGGATCATGAGTTGGCTAGCGAGTTTAAAGCCTGGGAGTCACAGATACATCCAGAAGACCACGATCTGGTTCTAGCCAAGATTGAGGACCATCTTAAGTCTCATCTTCCTTACGATATTGAGTACCGTTTACGTACCAAACAAGGCGACTATCTCTGGGTTCATGCCCGAGGTCAAGCCATTTGGAACAAAGATGGAGTTCCTCTGCGCATGGCAGGATCCATCAGCGATATCAGCGAGCGCAAGCACACTGAAGTTGCTTTGCGGCGACAGGCATTAATCTTCCAGAGCATTAAGGATGGTGTGATTCTAACTGATTCAGCAGGTTGCATCATTGATTGGAATCCGGCAGCAGAAACGATATTCGGCTATACCAAAGCCGAGGTATTAGGCCAGACACCAGATATACTCCATCAACCTGGAGAATCTGTAACTCTAACTCAACAAATTATTGATGACATGAAACGTGAGGGGCAGTGGTCGGGTGAGATCGCCTTTGTTCGCAAAAATGGCACAATAGGCTTGTGCGAAACGGTTGTTGTCCCCTCTTGGATCAGAACGGTCAGTTCGTGGCAACCATCGGACTCAACCATGACATCACTGAACGACAGAAGGCAGAAAAGCAAATTCATGAGCAGGCTGCTCTGCTGA
- a CDS encoding PAS domain S-box protein, producing the protein MATIGLNHDITERQKAEKQIHEQAALLNITTDATMVRSLDHKILFWNQGAERLYGWQAKDVLGRNVNDLLYPESLTQLEDIQNALRENGTWQGELQQVTHSGQEIVVDSRWTLMQDDNRQPSSILVVNTDITEKKQLEAQYLRAQRLESIGTLAGGIAHDLNNILTPIVGIAGLLPLKIPILMNRASISLR; encoded by the coding sequence GTGGCAACCATCGGACTCAACCATGACATCACTGAACGACAGAAGGCAGAAAAGCAAATTCATGAGCAGGCTGCTCTGCTGAATATCACTACAGATGCGACGATGGTCCGCAGTTTAGATCACAAAATCTTATTCTGGAATCAAGGGGCTGAAAGACTCTATGGATGGCAGGCAAAAGACGTCTTAGGGCGAAATGTCAATGACCTTTTGTACCCGGAATCTTTGACACAGCTTGAGGACATTCAGAATGCACTACGTGAGAACGGTACATGGCAGGGAGAGTTGCAGCAAGTAACCCATAGTGGCCAGGAGATAGTTGTGGATAGTCGCTGGACCTTAATGCAAGATGACAATAGACAGCCATCCTCAATCCTGGTTGTGAACACCGATATTACTGAGAAAAAACAATTGGAAGCGCAATATCTGCGTGCTCAGCGACTAGAGAGCATTGGCACTCTTGCTGGAGGTATTGCCCACGACCTTAACAATATTTTGACTCCAATTGTCGGTATTGCTGGACTGTTGCCGCTCAAAATCCCCATCTTGATGAACAGAGCCAGCATCTCATTGAGATGA
- a CDS encoding ATP-binding protein: protein MVSGDATQLHQMLMNLCVNAHDAMPHGGTLSFSAENFLIDENYAQMLLEAQVGPYIILSVADTGVGMAPETLERIFDPFFTTKEVGSGTGLGLSTLMGIVKSHGGFVKVDSQLGSGTQFSVYLPVVEDNNTAQTEALEHVNGLGELILVVDDEAPIREIAKATLEAYNYKVITAQTGIEAIAQYVQHQDDIDAVLMDMMMPEMDGTTAIQTLKALDPQVKIIVATGLVSKEQNPTDIDLKSDALLSKPYTAETLLNTLKGVFNHTP from the coding sequence ATGGTCAGCGGTGATGCGACTCAATTACATCAGATGCTTATGAATCTCTGCGTCAATGCCCATGATGCTATGCCCCACGGAGGAACCCTAAGCTTCTCTGCTGAAAACTTTCTCATTGATGAGAACTACGCCCAAATGCTTCTAGAGGCCCAGGTCGGTCCTTATATAATTCTCTCAGTTGCAGATACTGGTGTTGGCATGGCACCAGAAACATTGGAACGCATTTTCGATCCCTTTTTCACGACGAAAGAGGTGGGCTCAGGCACGGGACTGGGACTATCTACGCTTATGGGTATTGTCAAGAGCCATGGAGGGTTTGTAAAGGTAGATAGCCAGTTGGGGAGTGGGACTCAATTTTCGGTGTATTTGCCCGTAGTAGAGGACAATAACACCGCTCAAACGGAAGCTCTTGAGCACGTCAATGGCCTGGGAGAATTGATTTTGGTTGTAGATGACGAAGCCCCGATTCGTGAAATTGCGAAGGCGACATTGGAAGCCTACAACTATAAGGTGATTACAGCTCAAACTGGCATTGAGGCGATTGCTCAATACGTCCAGCATCAAGATGATATCGATGCAGTCTTGATGGATATGATGATGCCTGAGATGGATGGTACCACTGCAATTCAGACACTGAAAGCTTTGGACCCACAGGTCAAGATTATTGTTGCTACTGGCTTAGTGAGTAAGGAACAAAACCCTACTGATATTGATCTAAAAAGTGATGCCTTGCTATCAAAGCCCTATACGGCTGAGACATTGTTGAACACTTTGAAAGGGGTGTTTAATCACACTCCATGA
- a CDS encoding response regulator has protein sequence MSIIQPKTLLCIDDDVCTVYVIRVALETTAGWQVLGALSGSEGLTMAIAQLPDAILLDLKMPLMTGMETLLELKKIPTTQNIPIVFLTGRPDLAKQHQYAGLGVQAIITKPFDVLTLAHQISAALDWAD, from the coding sequence ATGTCTATCATCCAACCCAAGACGCTACTTTGCATTGATGATGATGTTTGCACAGTATATGTCATCCGAGTTGCTCTAGAAACGACAGCGGGTTGGCAAGTCTTGGGTGCTCTAAGTGGTTCTGAAGGGCTAACTATGGCGATAGCTCAACTGCCTGATGCGATTCTCCTAGACCTGAAAATGCCCTTAATGACGGGCATGGAGACCTTACTTGAGCTGAAAAAAATCCCCACCACCCAAAATATTCCTATTGTTTTTCTCACTGGGAGACCCGACCTCGCTAAACAACACCAATATGCTGGTTTAGGTGTTCAGGCAATCATTACAAAACCGTTTGATGTTTTGACACTAGCCCATCAAATCTCAGCCGCTTTGGATTGGGCTGACTGA
- a CDS encoding YwiC-like family protein, translating into MTVSDSHQSKTVQLDPKSTSHLSAWYHPTFSSEHGVYVVLIVSFLTGAAAAQQWTLATTLALVCAFTGFQAEHPLVLQIKQRRSWKPRFLIWGGIYTAIAMGLGGILAIQVPVLLWLYLSAISTLLVDTIAVFYRKQRAIANELLTFAAVCLAAPLAYTATLGTLTASVLGLWILNTLFFSSAIFTVKLRKPKTESWVPGLVYHAIATFIVWVLWYAGGLETITALAFGVALFKFGLILLGQKWYRNTRIQNVAALETLSALGFLAIVALSLLPAQLPIPV; encoded by the coding sequence ATGACAGTCTCTGATTCTCATCAATCTAAGACTGTGCAGCTAGATCCCAAATCGACGTCCCATCTCTCAGCTTGGTATCACCCCACTTTCTCATCGGAGCATGGCGTTTATGTCGTGTTGATTGTCTCTTTCCTGACAGGTGCTGCTGCTGCCCAGCAGTGGACCTTAGCGACAACCCTTGCCCTAGTTTGTGCTTTTACTGGCTTTCAGGCTGAGCACCCTCTGGTGTTGCAGATTAAACAGCGGCGCAGTTGGAAACCTCGGTTCCTGATATGGGGTGGAATTTATACGGCTATTGCCATGGGGCTGGGTGGCATTCTGGCGATACAGGTCCCTGTTCTGCTGTGGCTGTATCTGAGTGCGATCTCAACTTTGTTAGTCGATACTATTGCAGTGTTCTACCGCAAGCAGAGAGCGATTGCCAATGAGCTGCTGACCTTTGCGGCTGTCTGCTTAGCAGCCCCCCTAGCTTATACTGCGACCTTAGGGACTCTGACAGCCTCGGTTTTAGGACTGTGGATTTTGAATACTCTATTTTTCAGCAGTGCCATTTTCACCGTCAAGCTGCGCAAGCCTAAAACAGAATCATGGGTCCCAGGACTGGTTTATCATGCGATCGCCACCTTCATTGTTTGGGTCCTTTGGTACGCTGGTGGGTTGGAAACCATCACGGCGTTGGCCTTTGGTGTGGCTCTGTTCAAATTTGGCTTGATCTTACTCGGGCAAAAATGGTACCGAAACACTCGGATTCAAAATGTGGCAGCTCTAGAAACATTATCAGCACTTGGATTCCTAGCGATTGTAGCCCTCTCTCTACTCCCGGCCCAACTTCCTATTCCAGTTTAA
- a CDS encoding CopD family protein produces the protein MLFKILVILHTLGATVWSGGHLVLAITVLPQALKNRDPDRIHAFEEHFENFGLLALLLQVTTGLWLTWIYFPGFQTFLAFDSYLSRYIAIKLGLLVSTLALAIHARFFIIPKLTKETMNSLAYHIVGVTTLAVLFVILGSGIRLGGLI, from the coding sequence ATGCTGTTCAAAATCCTGGTTATTCTGCACACTCTAGGTGCAACAGTATGGTCAGGAGGCCATCTGGTACTTGCCATTACGGTTCTACCTCAAGCGTTGAAAAACCGGGATCCAGATCGTATTCATGCTTTTGAAGAACACTTTGAGAACTTTGGCCTGTTGGCATTGCTGCTTCAAGTAACTACAGGGCTATGGCTGACCTGGATTTATTTCCCTGGCTTCCAGACTTTTTTAGCTTTTGACTCCTATCTTTCTAGATATATTGCAATTAAGCTGGGCCTGCTCGTAAGCACGCTGGCGCTAGCCATTCATGCCCGCTTTTTCATCATTCCGAAGCTCACTAAAGAAACAATGAATTCCTTGGCGTATCACATTGTGGGTGTAACCACCTTGGCCGTTTTGTTCGTGATTCTGGGGAGCGGAATTCGCCTAGGAGGACTAATATGA
- a CDS encoding alternative oxidase, with amino-acid sequence MIRLLVGILVLVINKVYANRPYPRFYVLETVARVPYFSYLSVLHFYETLGLWRKADWLKIHFSESWNELHHLLIMESLGGANFWGDRLLAKTTAMIYYWVIAGLYLVSPRSAYRFMELVEEHAYASYDKFLKLEADTLKTQSAPEIAVQYYRDGDLYMFDEFQTARRDEERRPQIDSLYDVFVAIRDDEMEHVKTMAACQKPGALQDLLSPHASPVLSVEDTPVLP; translated from the coding sequence ATGATTCGTCTTTTAGTTGGTATTTTGGTGCTCGTGATTAATAAGGTCTACGCCAATCGACCCTATCCACGGTTTTACGTGCTTGAGACTGTAGCTCGTGTTCCCTACTTTTCCTATCTGTCAGTGTTGCACTTCTATGAAACCTTGGGCTTGTGGCGTAAGGCAGACTGGCTAAAGATTCATTTTTCAGAATCTTGGAATGAACTTCACCACCTGTTGATTATGGAATCTCTAGGGGGTGCAAACTTTTGGGGTGATCGCCTATTGGCAAAAACTACGGCCATGATTTATTACTGGGTGATTGCAGGGCTGTACCTCGTCTCACCTCGCTCAGCCTATCGTTTTATGGAACTTGTAGAAGAACATGCCTATGCCTCCTATGACAAGTTTCTCAAGCTAGAAGCCGATACGCTTAAGACTCAATCTGCCCCTGAAATTGCTGTGCAGTACTACCGTGATGGCGATTTATATATGTTTGATGAGTTCCAGACGGCACGCAGAGACGAAGAACGCCGTCCTCAGATCGATTCGCTCTACGACGTATTTGTGGCCATTCGCGATGATGAAATGGAACATGTCAAAACCATGGCAGCCTGCCAAAAACCTGGTGCGCTTCAGGACCTTCTCAGCCCTCATGCTTCCCCAGTCTTGAGTGTAGAGGATACCCCAGTACTTCCTTAA
- a CDS encoding nitric-oxide reductase large subunit, whose amino-acid sequence MANPTFESTVATGKHPQRVGLPAWLALICIVTFTVLLSAGAAIYKNAPPIPMTIVSPQQEVILTQANIQAGQEAYLARGGQHIGSIWGHGSYLAPDWTADVLHRWGLATAGVIYNNNPNFSQTDLEALPAVERAILQTQVQQDFKANRYGPETQALTLTAAQTQGLQTVFADYQTLLSQGSAVHSIPRGWFTDGGQIRDVTSFFTWTAWAASANRPNAPFSYTANFPHDDLISNQAPAQFLIWSIVSVIVLIAAIAFFLFIYITQEDAEDVQPVTTRPAIRIATPSQKVTTLFFGVAMTLFLVQILMGMVTAHYAVEGDGFYGVPIQQYLPYAASRTWHLQLAVFWIATCWLAAGLYFGPRFGKHEPKFQAWGNGGLLVALTIVVVGSLIGSWAGVQGLLGDKSFWFGHQGYEYVELGRLWQLLLIGGMVFWLWLMFRALKPALQAEGSKTGLNHFFLYSAITIPLFYSAGLMYTNHTPLSIAEYWRWWVVHLWVEGFFEVFATVAIAYLCSELGFLKRSTALRATYLTTILYLGSGVIGTLHHLYFSGTPVFIAAMGSVASALEVVPLTLIGFEVVKSLKLSQEAQGFYRLPLKFFLATCFWNLVGAGVFGFLINPPIVLYYSQGLNTTPIHAHSALYGVYGSLAIALMLFALREITPDSAWDEQNFNFSFWWINGGLGIMMVCGLIPNGFYQLVQSVNHGTWYARSAEVISSPWMRWTVWLRIPGDIIFSVGALVLVFSVGRAIVAIFRQPTQSQPTDLATEVR is encoded by the coding sequence ATGGCTAATCCCACTTTCGAGAGTACAGTTGCGACCGGAAAGCATCCTCAACGAGTTGGATTACCGGCATGGCTAGCGTTGATCTGTATTGTCACCTTTACGGTTTTGCTCTCTGCCGGGGCTGCTATTTATAAAAATGCGCCTCCCATCCCCATGACTATCGTTTCACCTCAGCAAGAAGTCATTCTGACTCAGGCTAATATTCAAGCAGGTCAAGAAGCCTATCTGGCAAGAGGTGGACAACATATTGGCAGCATCTGGGGACATGGTAGTTACCTCGCACCAGACTGGACAGCAGATGTCCTCCATCGTTGGGGGTTAGCGACAGCAGGCGTAATCTACAACAACAATCCAAACTTTTCACAGACGGATTTAGAGGCACTGCCTGCCGTAGAACGAGCGATTCTGCAAACTCAGGTACAGCAGGACTTTAAAGCCAACCGCTATGGGCCAGAGACACAGGCATTGACTCTAACAGCCGCACAGACCCAGGGACTCCAGACAGTTTTTGCTGACTATCAAACTCTACTATCCCAAGGCTCAGCAGTGCATTCAATTCCCAGGGGTTGGTTTACGGATGGTGGCCAAATTCGGGATGTGACTTCTTTCTTCACTTGGACGGCCTGGGCTGCCTCGGCCAATCGCCCCAACGCTCCCTTTTCCTATACGGCCAACTTTCCCCATGACGATCTCATTAGTAACCAAGCCCCCGCTCAGTTCCTGATCTGGTCGATTGTCTCGGTGATTGTGTTAATTGCAGCGATCGCCTTTTTCCTTTTTATCTACATCACCCAAGAAGATGCCGAAGACGTGCAACCCGTAACTACCCGGCCTGCCATTCGGATCGCTACTCCTAGCCAGAAAGTTACTACTCTCTTTTTTGGAGTGGCAATGACGCTCTTTTTAGTTCAGATTCTGATGGGAATGGTGACGGCACATTATGCGGTAGAAGGGGATGGTTTTTACGGGGTACCGATTCAGCAGTATTTACCCTATGCTGCGTCGCGCACCTGGCATTTGCAGCTCGCGGTATTTTGGATCGCGACCTGCTGGCTAGCAGCGGGGCTATACTTTGGACCACGCTTTGGTAAGCATGAACCCAAGTTCCAAGCTTGGGGTAATGGTGGGTTACTGGTAGCCCTAACGATCGTAGTAGTGGGTTCGCTGATTGGTTCCTGGGCTGGTGTTCAAGGTTTGCTAGGGGATAAAAGCTTTTGGTTCGGACATCAGGGCTATGAATATGTGGAACTAGGTCGGCTTTGGCAGTTATTGCTGATTGGTGGCATGGTTTTTTGGCTATGGCTGATGTTTCGGGCGCTCAAACCCGCCTTACAGGCTGAGGGTAGCAAGACGGGGCTAAATCATTTCTTTCTCTACAGTGCGATTACTATTCCGCTTTTTTACTCTGCAGGCTTGATGTATACCAACCATACCCCCCTCAGTATTGCTGAGTATTGGCGCTGGTGGGTTGTGCATTTATGGGTAGAAGGTTTTTTTGAAGTATTTGCGACTGTGGCAATCGCCTACCTATGTAGTGAGCTAGGCTTTTTAAAGCGGTCTACAGCCTTACGGGCCACCTATCTAACCACGATTCTCTATCTTGGTAGTGGTGTGATTGGCACTCTCCATCATCTTTACTTTTCGGGAACGCCCGTCTTTATTGCAGCAATGGGTTCGGTTGCTTCCGCATTAGAAGTCGTGCCTCTCACCTTGATTGGGTTTGAAGTCGTGAAATCATTGAAGCTATCCCAGGAAGCTCAAGGGTTTTACCGACTACCGCTCAAATTCTTTTTAGCCACTTGTTTCTGGAATCTTGTTGGTGCAGGTGTATTTGGCTTTTTAATCAACCCGCCCATCGTGCTCTATTACTCTCAGGGATTGAACACTACTCCGATTCATGCGCACTCAGCACTGTACGGTGTGTATGGCTCATTGGCGATTGCACTCATGCTATTTGCGCTGCGAGAAATCACCCCCGACTCCGCTTGGGATGAGCAGAATTTTAACTTTTCGTTCTGGTGGATTAATGGCGGCTTGGGGATCATGATGGTCTGTGGCTTGATTCCCAACGGCTTTTATCAATTGGTGCAGTCCGTGAATCATGGCACTTGGTATGCTCGCAGTGCCGAGGTCATTAGTTCTCCCTGGATGCGATGGACGGTCTGGTTGCGGATTCCAGGCGACATTATCTTTTCTGTCGGTGCTCTAGTGCTGGTGTTTAGTGTAGGACGGGCGATTGTTGCTATATTCAGGCAACCCACTCAATCACAGCCAACGGACTTAGCCACAGAGGTTCGTTGA
- a CDS encoding Crp/Fnr family transcriptional regulator — translation MDESQLSRWLSSTLIFQELSCSQLLALTQIAQFQVFKKGELIFKQGRPATRFFVIKTGRVKVFKISVNGREQILNIFDEGENFAEVAAIDGLEFPASATALDPTTVVFFTRTEFLALLHQYPDIAIHILSSLARHTRHLVQVIEDLSFKDVPQRLASHLLNLSSYQTVTPLTQQANVVMLNLSKHQLAAALGTIPATLSRAFYRLSTDDIIAVKGMQIEILDHDRLLALSQLSKSQPSLDQCH, via the coding sequence ATGGACGAATCGCAACTCAGTCGGTGGTTATCATCGACCCTTATTTTCCAAGAACTCTCTTGCTCACAGCTCCTGGCTTTAACCCAAATCGCTCAATTTCAAGTCTTCAAAAAAGGTGAACTCATTTTTAAGCAAGGACGACCGGCTACTAGGTTCTTTGTGATTAAAACAGGAAGAGTCAAAGTCTTTAAAATTTCTGTGAATGGTAGAGAGCAAATTCTGAATATCTTTGATGAGGGGGAAAATTTTGCTGAAGTGGCAGCGATAGATGGACTAGAGTTTCCTGCATCTGCAACCGCATTAGATCCGACAACAGTTGTCTTTTTCACTCGGACAGAATTTTTGGCATTGCTGCATCAATATCCCGACATCGCCATCCATATCCTCAGTAGTTTGGCGAGACATACACGACATTTAGTTCAGGTCATCGAAGACCTCTCCTTTAAAGATGTGCCGCAGCGCCTGGCATCTCACTTACTGAATTTGAGCAGCTATCAGACGGTCACTCCGTTGACTCAACAAGCAAATGTAGTCATGCTAAATTTAAGCAAACATCAGCTAGCAGCGGCTTTAGGTACGATACCGGCTACCCTCTCGCGGGCATTCTATCGCCTCAGCACTGACGACATCATTGCAGTCAAAGGAATGCAAATTGAGATCTTGGATCACGACCGCCTCCTAGCGTTAAGTCAACTATCGAAATCTCAACCATCTCTAGACCAATGTCACTGA
- a CDS encoding pentapeptide repeat-containing protein: protein MEAPLTKQSMEPTQNPKVDKLLKKYAAGERNFREIDLSQSDLSGINLKGADLSYADLRETNLNNANLRGTDLSYASLSEADLTQADLRGSSLFGVDLRSTTLTDISLTEADYDKTTHFPAGFDPNAS from the coding sequence ATGGAAGCTCCACTCACAAAGCAATCAATGGAACCGACCCAAAATCCGAAAGTTGATAAACTCCTCAAAAAATATGCCGCTGGGGAACGCAACTTTAGAGAAATAGATTTAAGTCAGTCTGACCTCAGTGGAATTAACTTAAAGGGAGCAGATCTTAGTTATGCTGATCTCCGTGAGACAAATTTAAACAATGCCAATTTGAGGGGAACGGATCTTAGTTATGCCAGTTTGAGTGAAGCAGATTTGACACAAGCAGATCTACGCGGATCCAGCCTTTTTGGTGTCGACTTGAGAAGCACGACCTTAACAGATATTAGCCTCACTGAGGCTGATTATGATAAGACCACTCACTTCCCAGCTGGCTTTGACCCTAATGCGTCTTGA
- a CDS encoding transporter substrate-binding domain-containing protein, protein MKLFCVALNRISAVRLPRIPQIFATVDGQHSMVRASLTVMATALLSCVITPQWVSAETVLEKVDRTGTLTAGTNQAAFPFAFTNEQGQLQGYSVDMLKLIQTQLSEELGKPIELKLLALTPEARVSARKSSL, encoded by the coding sequence ATGAAGCTTTTTTGTGTAGCGTTGAATCGCATCTCTGCTGTGCGATTGCCTCGCATTCCCCAGATCTTTGCTACCGTTGATGGCCAACATTCTATGGTACGTGCATCACTCACCGTCATGGCAACAGCATTGCTCAGTTGTGTAATCACCCCTCAATGGGTCTCAGCTGAAACCGTTCTTGAAAAGGTTGATCGTACAGGTACATTAACTGCGGGCACCAATCAAGCAGCTTTCCCCTTTGCCTTTACCAACGAGCAGGGACAACTGCAAGGGTATTCGGTAGACATGCTAAAGCTCATTCAAACACAGCTTTCAGAAGAATTGGGGAAGCCGATTGAGCTGAAGCTCTTGGCCCTAACCCCCGAAGCCAGGGTAAGCGCAAGAAAATCAAGCCTCTGA